The following proteins are encoded in a genomic region of Pungitius pungitius chromosome 17, fPunPun2.1, whole genome shotgun sequence:
- the fbxl6 gene encoding F-box/LRR-repeat protein 6: MESPEAEALTHSERKDNTTPSTSNASVRGEDGPTMPKKASLKRTNGKSNGVKAKKHKKARVSRPAGLGYTVHQGEDMLLVISSSTSQYDGSAWKPPKKGGKKKKLIKGKVKANQTKKKQTVRAVPKLTNRPVAKEKEESNLFVPQKASDQRWGESLPEEVLISIFQMVVVQDGAVPFLCRVGQVCRLWNAAAASAVLWRNVTVGHCWIAPGKSQLPKTEKKIKDTFNWLAQNRFSQLRDFSLCHWSKNVPFAVEIVSQFCPHLRSLKLSYCTGLTATAFHTLALHGRSLESINLQYSEFQVEGLLEYLENHGRQIKQILFTHGSKNDRLLTAITRGNCPDLELLEVNTKLDSKGCELPICIRALQMACPKLKTFRMLNVRPLHKMMRNGAESTSGFPLLEELCIATTSYSYMTDKDLMDILFGSTRLRVLDLRGCSRITPSGLSTLPCLELECLFWGQYFSSNVGLPSPKNGLHMVTQKWSRTLQQLDIGNQLFTEEDLEMAMSHLVLSTEADTLRSLNLSGTRITPAALRPVIRQVTALSYLNLSSCRYFSRGLKRIYRGQEDIRQLLDKLE; the protein is encoded by the exons ATGGAGTCCCCTGAAGCAGAGGCTTTAACGCACAGCgaaagaaaagacaacactACACCAAGCACGTCAAATGCGTCAGTTCGAGGAGAAGATGGACCAACAATGCCAAAGAAGGCATCGTTGAAAAGGACCAATGGTAAATCTAACGGTGTAAAAGCCAAGAAGCATAAAAAGGCCAGAGTCTCGAGGCCCGCCGGGCTAGGCTACACTGTCCATCAAGGGGAAGACATGCTTCTTGTCATATCGAGTTCCACTTCTCAGTACGATGGTTCAGCCTGGAAACCCCCAAAGAAGGGtggcaaaaagaagaaactcattAAAGGAAAAGTGAAAGCTAATCAGACCAAGAAAAAGCAAACAGTCCGTGCGGTGCCTAAACTGACGAATAGGCCAGTTGCcaaggaaaaagaggagagtaACTTGTTTGTGCCTCAGAAAGCATCCGACCAGCGATGGGGGGAAAGTCTTCCTGAGGAGGTGCTAATCAGTATTTTTCAGATGGTGGTTGTCCAAGATGGTGCTGTACCATTTCTATGCAG GGTCGGACAAGTCTGTCGTCTGTGGAACGCCGCTGCCGCCAGTGCGGTCTTGTGGCGTAACGTCACTGTAGGTCACTGCTGGATTGCACCAGGAAAATCTCAGCTCCCTAAAACTGAGAAGAAGATTAAGGACACTTTTAACTGGCTGGCACAGAACAG aTTTTCTCAGCTTCGagacttttctctctgtcactgGTCAAAGAATGTTCCCTTTGCAGTTGAG ATTGTGTCGCAGTTCTGCCCTCACCTACGCTCCCTCAAGCTCTCCTACTGCACAGGCCTGACAGCGACAGCCTTCCACACTCTGGCTCTACACGGCCGGTCTCTGGAGAGCATCAATCTACAATACTCCGAG tttCAGGTTGAGGGACTCCTGGAGTACCTCGAAAATCACGGCCGCCAGATCAAACAAATTCTGTTCACTCATGGATCAAAGAATGACAGACTTCTCACCGCCATCACG AGGGGGAACTGTCCTGATTTGGAGTTGCTGGAGGTCAACACTAAGCTCGACAGTAAAGGTTGTGAGCTTCCCATTTGCATTCGGGCACTACAGATGGCATGCCCTAAACTCAAG ACCTTCCGCATGCTGAATGTGAGACCTCTGCATAAGATGATGCGTAATGGTGCAGAATCCACGTCAGGCTTCCCGTTGCTGGAGGAGCTGTGTATCGCTACCACGTCGTATTCCTACATGACAGACAAAGACTTGATGGACATCCTCTTTGGCTCCACCAGGCTGCGGGTGTTGGACCTGCGAGGCTGTTCTCGAATCACACCATCCGGTCTCTCAACACTACCTTGTCTTG AGCTTGAGTGTCTGTTCTGGGGACAGTATTTCAGCAGCAACGTTGGGTTGCCTTCACCTAAGAATGGTCTTCACATGGTGACCCAGAAATGGAGTCGAACACTGCAACAGCTTGACATCGGAAACCAGCTCTTCACCGAGGAGGACTTGGAGATGGCGATGAGTCACCTGGTTCTCTCCACAGAGGCAGACACCCTGCGTTCACTAAACCTGAGTGGCACCAGGATCACACCAGCTGCCCTAAG gcctGTCATCAGGCAAGTCACGGCTCTAAGCTACCTAAACCTTTCCTCCTGCCGTTACTTTTCAAGAGGACTGAAGAGAATATACCGTGGCCAAGAAGACATTCGCCAGCTCCTGGACAAATTGGAGTAG